A region of Lycium barbarum isolate Lr01 chromosome 3, ASM1917538v2, whole genome shotgun sequence DNA encodes the following proteins:
- the LOC132630986 gene encoding CBL-interacting protein kinase 18-like: protein MESKVSILMERYEIGKLLGQGTFAKVYHARDLKTSMNVAIKMIDKEKIVKVGMIDQIKREILVMRLARHSNIVQLYEVMATKKKIYCVMEYVKGGELFNKVAKGKLKEDIARKCFQQLISAIDFCHSRGVYHRDLKPENLLLDENGNLKISDFGLSALVESKRQDGLLHTSCGTPAYVAPEVINRKGYDGAKADIWSCGVILYALLAGYLPFLDSNLVKMYKKIGKAEFKCPNWFPPDARRLISKILDPNPNTRISISKIMENSWFKKGLQLIKPIKAEEAATDDAIFSVCEKTDEQKPAHLNAFDIISFSSGFDLSGLFEERNKKREVIFTSKQPAKTIISKLEDVAKRLKLKVMKKDGGVLKLEGCKEGRKGVLTIDAEIFEVTPNFHFVEVKKSNGDTIEYKKMMERDIRPALKDIVWTWQGEEQNSFDTNSPQNA, encoded by the coding sequence ATGGAGAGTAAGGTGAGTATACTAATGGAAAGGTATGAGATAGGGAAATTGTTAGGACAAGGCACTTTTGCTAAGGTCTATCATGCAAGAGACCTCAAAACTAGCATGAACGTAGCCATTAAGATGATCGATAAGGAGAAGATTGTAAAAGTTGGGATGATTGATCAAATCAAACGCGAGATTTTAGTCATGAGATTGGCTAGGCATTCTAATATCGTGCAGCTCTACGAGGTGATGGCAACCAAAAAGAAGATTTATTGTGTAATGGAATATGTCAAAGGAGGAGAACTATTTAACAAAGTGGCTAAAGGGAAGTTAAAAGAAGATATTGCAAGGAAGTGTTTTCAGCAACTGATTAGCGCTATTGATTTCTGTCATAGTAGAGGTGTTTATCACAGAGACCTAAAACCAGAAAATCTATTGCTCGACGAAAATGGGAATCTAAAGATTTCGGATTTTGGATTGAGTGCCCTAGTAGAATCTAAACGCCAAGACGGTTTACTTCATACTTCATGTGGGACACCAGCTTATGTTGCACCAGAAGTGATAAACAGGAAGGGCTATGATGGTGCTAAAGCTGATATTTGGTCATGTGGGGTTATATTATATGCACTTTTGGCCGGATATCTCCCTTTCCTTGATTCAAATCTAGTGAAGATGTACAAAAAGATTGGTAAGGCTGAGTTCAAATGTCCTAACTGGTTCCCTCCTGATGCTCGTAGGCTAATATCGAAAATATTAGATCCAAATCCTAACACAAGAATTTCCATTTCCAAGATAATGGAGAATTCTTGGTTCAAGAAAGGGTTGCAGCTGATCAAACCTATAAAAGCTGAAGAGGCAGCAACTGATGATGCAATTTTTAGTGTTTGTGAGAAAACAGATGAGCAAAAGCCAGCacacttgaatgcatttgatattATCTCTTTCTCAAGTGGCTTTGACTTGTCTGGTTTGTTTGAAGAAAGAAACAAAAAGAGGGAAGTAATATTTACATCAAAGCAACCGGCGAAAACAATCATCTCAAAGCTAGAGGATGTAGCTAAGCGTTTAAAGTTGAAGGTGATGAAAAAGGATGGAGGGGTATTAAAGTTGGAAGGATGTAAAGAAGGAAGAAAAGGGGTGTTGACGATCGATGCAGAAATCTTTGAGGTAACTCCAAATTTTCACTTTGTTGAGGTGAAGAAATCGAACGGAGATACGATAGAGTACAAGAAGATGATGGAGCGGGATATAAGACCTGCATTGAAAGACATTGTATGGACTTGGCAAGGTGAGGAACAGAACTCATTTGACACCAATTCACCTCAGAATGCATAA